A region of Enoplosus armatus isolate fEnoArm2 chromosome 14, fEnoArm2.hap1, whole genome shotgun sequence DNA encodes the following proteins:
- the LOC139296968 gene encoding uncharacterized protein, with translation MASLFFKKSDGPKRPADAVKAKSTLLKPQTEPLPVYKVPLKDDQINVAGCRRFSFGKESTKRNRTIMVLGATGAGKSTLINGMINYILGVEWEDPFRFKLVHEDNSKSQTESQTSEVTVYKINHQDGLKIDYSLTIVDTPGFGDTRGIERDKEITVQLRNLFSAKLGVSEIDAVCVVVQAALARLTPTQKYVFDSVLSIFGKDVAENIRVLVTFADGQRPTVLEAINASGVPCPKTKDGRPVHFKFNNSALFAHNTSSAADSISGDDEGEDGGFDQMFWNMGTKSMKRFFAALNLIETKSLTLTKEVLRERQQLENSVENLQTQVKVGIAKLEEINETAKKLKEHEVEISRNENFEFDVSVMKPFQEKISGTGNYITNCQQCSNTCHYPCAISNDKEKDGCCAMGSDGYCVECKNKNNKKCHWSVHYNQAYRWEYKLVTVKQTAKDLKDKYFTAKEAKIPVEALVGKLRADYDLVQVDVVKLIKKSGECLNKLKEIALKPNPLSTPEYIDMLIEGEKSEAKSGWKERVQSLITMREQAECLAKVQRGQKLL, from the coding sequence ATGGCGagtcttttctttaaaaagtcaGATGGCCCTAAACGGCCTGCTGATGCTGTTAAAGCAAAAAGCACACTGCTAAAACCCCAGACAGAGCCTCTCCCTGTTTATAAAGTACCCCTGAAAGACGACCAAATCAATGTCGCTGGATGCAGGCGTTTCAGTTTCGGGAAAGAGTCCACTAAACGTAATCGCACCATAATGGTTCTTGGGGCAACTGGAGCTGGGAAGTCAACTCTCATCAATGGGATGATCAATTACATTCTTGGTGTTGAATGGGAGGATCCATTTCGGTTTAAGTTAGTTCATGAAGATAACTCGAAATCACAAACTGAAAGTCAGACCTCTGAAGTCACTGTGTACAAAATCAACCACCAGGACGGTTTGAAGATAGACTACTCACTGACCATTGTTGACACTCCAGGCTTCGGAGATACGAGAGGCATAGAAAGAGACAAGGAGATCACAGTTCAGCTACGTAATCTGTTCTCTGCTAAGCTTGGTGTCAGTGAAATTGACGCTGTGTGTGTCGTAGTTCAGGCTGCTTTAGCTCGACTCACAccaacacagaaatatgtgtttGATTCTGTGCTCTCAATCTTTGGTAAAGATGTGGCAGAAAACATCAGGGTTCTGGTGACATTCGCAGACGGCCAGCGCCCAACAGTTCTAGAGGCGATCAATGCTTCAGGGGTCCCATGTCCTAAAACAAAAGACGGGAGGCCAGTTCACTTCAAATTCAACAATTCAGCGTTGTTTGCGCACAACACATCATCTGCAGCAGACAGCATTAGTGGGGATGATGAAGGTGAAGATGGAGGCTTTGATCAGATGTTTTGGAACATGGGGACCAAAAGCATGAAGAGGTTCTTTGCTGCTTTGAATCTCATAGAGACCAAAAGCTTGACGTTGACGAAGGAGGTcctcagagaaagacagcagcTCGAGAATTCAGTGGAAAATTTGCAGACGCAGGTTAAAGTTGGGATAGCCAAGCTCGAGGAGATAAACGAGACAGCTAAAAAACTGAAAGAGCACGAGGTAGAGATCAGCAGGAATGAGAACTTTGAGTTTGACGTTTCTGTCATGAAGCCTTTTCAAGAAAAGATATCTGGCACTGGAAATTACATTACCAATTGTCAGCAGTGCAGTAATACCTGTCACTATCCCTGTGCAATATCCAATGATAAAGAAAAAGATGGCTGCTGCGCAATGGGATCAGATGGATACTGTGTTGAGTGCAAAAAcaagaataataagaaatgtcATTGGAGTGTACATTACAACCAGGCGTACAGGTGGGAGTACAAGCTagttacagtaaaacaaaccGCGAAAGATCTGAAAGACAAGTACTTCACAGCCAAAGAGGCTAAGATACCCGTTGAGGCACTGGTTGGAAAACTGAGGGCTGACTATGATCTCGTGCAGGTTGACGTGGTGAAATTGATTAAGAAGTCCGGCGAGTGTCTGAACAAACTTAAAGAGATCGCACTGAAGCCAAATCCTCTCTCCACTCCAGAGTACATTGACATGCTCATTGAGGGAGAGAAATCTGAGGCCAAGTCAGGCTGGAAGGAACGAGTTCAGTCCCTGATAACCATGAGAGAACAAGCCGAGTGCCTGGCTAAAGTACAAAGAGGACAGAAACTCCTCTAG
- the crfb16 gene encoding interleukin-20 receptor subunit beta — protein sequence MNSLRRTVSLLMMKMVMMVLLDFTNYVWMLPAPSRVSMESVDMRHILRWRPLQDPCNTTVLYSVQFQGEFELMVLNGSWVDAPECQQTPHTHCDLTSDLGSDSDYNLHVRARCGSQVSPWTKLSRPFNRRDTVLTAPQMAVTAVGDGLQVTFHKLPLTAVVSVAVWKRGDELQAVVHTMPAEHTMLHVAALQEGAVYCVRAQTILDTQLHSSSTDTQCVPITGPDAAWKRPTTVTVTVIVMAGLLFAVFWSVVHCSPDACKTYFHKEPLPHSLKSDWDIQMPMSREEAECCERIHVEPSAGELRISNLEESRHM from the exons ATGAACTCTCTGAGACGCACTGTGAGtctgctgatgatgaagatggtgatgatggtcCTGCTGGACTTCACAAACT ATGTTTGGATGCTTCCGGCTCCGAGCAGAGTTTCCATGGAGTCTGTTGACATGAGACACATACTGAGGTGGCGCCCCCTGCAGGATCCCTGCAACACTACAGTCCTTTACTCTGTTCAGTTCCAGGG GGAGTTTGAGCTGATGGTCCTGAACGGCAGCTGGGTGGACGCTCCTGAGTGCCAGCAGACTCCTCACACTCACTGCGACCTGACCTCCGACCTGGGCTCCGACTCCGACTACAACCTCCACGTCAGAGCGCGGTGCGGGTCCCAGGTGTCGCCCTGGACCAAACTCAGCCGACCTTTCAACCGCAGAGACA CGGTCCTGACGGCGCCGCAGATGGCGGTGACGGCGGTGGGCGACGGCCTTCAGGTGACGTTCCACAAGCTTCCTCTCACTGCTGTCGTCAGCGTGGCGGTGTGGAAGAGAGGCGACGAGCTGCAG gctGTTGTGCACACGATGCCAGCTGAGCACACGATGCTGCACGTCGCCGCCCTGCAGGAGGGAGCGGTGTACTGCGTCAGAGCGCAGACCATCCTGGACACAcagctccacagcagcagcactgacaccCAGTGTGTGCCCatcacag GTCCGGACGCTGCGTGGAAGAGGCCGACCACAGTGACTGTGACCGTCATCGTCATGGCAGGTCTCCTGTTCGCTGTGTTCTGGTCCGTCGTTCACTGCAGTCCAGATGCCTGTAAAACGTATTTCCataaagagccactgccccACTCACTG AAATCCGACTGGGACATTCAAATGCCGATGAGCCGCGAGGAGGCCGAGTGCTGTGAGCGGATCCATGTGGAGCCGAGCGCCGGCGAGCTGAGGATCTCAAACCTCGAAGAGTCACGGCACATGTGA